In a genomic window of Bacteroidetes bacterium SB0662_bin_6:
- the atpG gene encoding ATP synthase F1 subunit gamma has translation MANLRDIRNRIESIRNTQQVTRAMKMVAAAKLRRAQERIFSTRPYAYRLGAVISRLKEQLDATEHPLLQEREETRSILFIVVTADRGLAGAFNANIVKEAEQAMAAYEAVRKAGNLHVLAAGRKGHDHFTRRGYKMVGDFRGIFDRIEVDTARKIVEQAVDGYLNGSWDEVKIVYNEFRNTIAQNRVVEPFLPIPKKQFLTPIMEARGKGDAQADSDRTAGDSIFEPEAESVLHELLPRYLHYQVWRVLLESNAAEQGARMVAMDNATSNAEEFLRNLKLKYNRARQSAITTEIIEIVSGANALEAG, from the coding sequence ATGGCCAATCTCCGGGACATACGAAACCGGATCGAGTCGATCCGCAATACGCAGCAGGTGACGCGCGCCATGAAGATGGTGGCGGCCGCCAAACTGCGGCGCGCGCAGGAACGCATATTCAGCACGCGCCCGTATGCATACCGGCTGGGGGCGGTCATCAGCCGCCTCAAGGAGCAGCTCGACGCCACGGAACACCCGTTGCTGCAGGAGCGCGAAGAGACCCGGAGCATCCTGTTTATCGTCGTGACGGCCGACCGCGGTCTGGCGGGCGCCTTCAACGCCAATATCGTCAAGGAAGCGGAACAGGCGATGGCGGCATACGAAGCCGTACGCAAGGCCGGCAACCTGCATGTGCTGGCCGCGGGCCGGAAAGGGCATGACCATTTCACCCGCAGGGGATATAAGATGGTCGGCGATTTTCGCGGGATCTTCGACCGGATCGAGGTGGACACGGCCCGGAAAATCGTCGAACAGGCCGTGGACGGGTATCTGAACGGTTCCTGGGACGAGGTGAAGATCGTTTACAACGAATTCCGGAACACCATCGCCCAGAACCGGGTCGTCGAACCGTTTCTGCCGATCCCGAAGAAGCAGTTCCTGACGCCGATCATGGAGGCCCGAGGCAAAGGAGACGCTCAGGCGGACAGCGACCGCACCGCCGGCGATTCCATCTTCGAGCCGGAAGCGGAATCCGTCCTGCACGAGTTGTTGCCGAGATACCTGCACTACCAGGTATGGCGCGTGCTGCTCGAATCGAATGCGGCGGAACAGGGCGCCCGCATGGTGGCCATGGACAATGCGACCTCCAATGCGGAAGAGTTCCTGCGCAACCTGAAGCTGAAGTACAACCGGGCGCGCCAATCCGCGATCACCACGGAGATCATCGAGATCGTTTCGGGAGCCAACGCCCTGGAAGCCGGATAG
- the glpK gene encoding glycerol kinase GlpK, with translation MPNPGYILALDQGTTSSRAILFDHSGAIRGVAQREFRQIFPQPGWVEHDPEEIWSSQAGVAAEVLAEANLSASDVAAIGITNQRETTVVWDRRTGKPIHNAIVWQDRRTAGMCDRLREAGRADFIRSRTGLVLDAYFSGTKVRWMLDNVEGARERAERGELAFGTVDSWLIWNMTSGRVHVTDATNASRTLLYNIHTNEWDDELLDIFGVPRSVLPEVRSSSEEYAKTSEDTFMPNVPIAGIAGDQQAALFGQVCTTPGMVKNTYGTGCFLLMQTGEEAVQSNNNLLTTIAWRIGDRTQYALEGSVFIAGAVVQWLRDGLGIIQASSDVEDLARSVPDNGGVYFVPAFTGLGAPHWDPYARGTITGLTRGATAGHIARAALESIAFQTADLIRAMEADAALRLTELRVDGGATANNLLMQFQADLLGVPAVRPRIAETTALGAAYLAGLAVGFWADQEEISTQWQVDRRFEPAMERDLAEGLLGQWRRALERAAGWETSS, from the coding sequence ATGCCCAACCCAGGATATATTCTCGCCCTCGACCAGGGCACAACCAGCTCTCGGGCCATCCTTTTCGACCATAGCGGCGCCATCCGGGGCGTTGCGCAACGCGAGTTCCGGCAGATCTTCCCGCAGCCCGGCTGGGTCGAGCACGACCCGGAAGAGATATGGTCTTCCCAGGCAGGCGTAGCCGCCGAAGTGCTGGCGGAAGCGAACCTTTCCGCCTCCGACGTGGCCGCCATCGGCATTACGAACCAGCGGGAAACGACCGTTGTCTGGGACCGCCGCACCGGCAAGCCGATCCACAATGCCATCGTATGGCAGGACCGCCGCACCGCAGGCATGTGCGACCGGCTGCGGGAAGCCGGACGCGCCGACTTTATCCGCTCCCGGACCGGCCTGGTCCTCGACGCCTACTTCTCCGGCACCAAAGTCCGCTGGATGCTCGATAACGTGGAGGGCGCCCGGGAACGGGCGGAGCGGGGCGAGCTGGCCTTCGGCACCGTGGATTCCTGGTTGATCTGGAACATGACCTCGGGCCGCGTGCATGTCACCGACGCCACGAACGCCTCGCGGACCCTGCTCTATAATATCCATACGAACGAGTGGGACGACGAACTGCTGGACATCTTCGGCGTGCCGCGCAGCGTGTTGCCGGAGGTCCGCTCGTCGAGCGAGGAGTATGCAAAAACCTCGGAGGACACGTTCATGCCGAACGTCCCCATCGCGGGCATCGCCGGGGATCAGCAGGCGGCCCTTTTCGGGCAGGTATGCACCACGCCGGGCATGGTCAAGAATACGTACGGCACCGGGTGCTTCCTCTTGATGCAGACGGGCGAGGAAGCGGTGCAATCGAACAACAATCTCCTCACCACCATTGCCTGGCGGATCGGCGACCGGACTCAGTATGCGCTGGAGGGCAGCGTGTTCATCGCGGGCGCCGTCGTACAGTGGCTGCGGGACGGCCTTGGCATCATCCAGGCTTCGTCGGATGTGGAAGACCTCGCGCGTTCCGTGCCCGACAACGGAGGCGTGTATTTCGTGCCGGCATTCACCGGACTGGGCGCCCCGCACTGGGATCCGTATGCACGCGGAACCATCACGGGATTGACGCGCGGCGCTACCGCCGGACACATCGCCCGCGCCGCGCTGGAAAGCATCGCCTTCCAGACGGCGGACCTGATCCGGGCAATGGAAGCGGACGCGGCGCTGCGCCTTACCGAACTGCGCGTCGACGGCGGGGCCACGGCCAATAATCTGCTCATGCAATTCCAGGCCGACCTGCTGGGCGTCCCCGCGGTACGCCCCCGCATCGCCGAAACGACCGCGCTGGGGGCCGCCTATCTCGCCGGTCTTGCGGTGGGATTCTGGGCGGACCAGGAGGAAATTTCCACGCAATGGCAGGTGGATCGACGTTTCGAACCCGCCATGGAACGTGACCTTGCCGAAGGCCTGCTCGGGCAATGGCGGCGCGCTCTCGAACGCGCCGCAGGCTGGGAAACCTCTTCCTGA
- a CDS encoding aquaporin family protein, which produces MTPFFAEIIGTALLILLGDGVVANVLLKGTKGQSSGWIVITFGWGMAVFAAVFCVAAFSGAHINPAVTLGLAIAGKFAWAAVPSYLIAQFIGGALGAFLTWLHYRPHFLNTEDGDLKLGVFCTAPEIRSTGANFISEVIGTFVLVFGVLYIAAPEVGLGALDALPVGLLVLAIGLSLGGTTGYAINPARDLSPRIMHALLPLGKGKRDSDWGYAWIPVIGPFAGAALAALAYGVLSA; this is translated from the coding sequence ATGACCCCCTTTTTTGCAGAAATCATCGGAACCGCCTTGCTGATTCTGCTGGGCGACGGCGTCGTAGCGAACGTCCTGCTCAAAGGAACCAAGGGCCAGAGCTCCGGCTGGATCGTCATCACCTTCGGGTGGGGTATGGCCGTGTTTGCGGCCGTATTCTGCGTCGCCGCCTTTTCCGGCGCACATATCAACCCCGCGGTAACCCTTGGCCTGGCCATAGCCGGCAAATTCGCCTGGGCGGCAGTGCCTTCCTACCTGATCGCGCAATTTATCGGCGGTGCGCTGGGCGCCTTCCTGACCTGGCTGCATTACCGCCCGCATTTTTTGAATACCGAAGACGGAGACCTGAAGCTGGGCGTTTTCTGCACCGCCCCGGAAATCCGGAGCACCGGAGCGAATTTCATTTCCGAGGTCATCGGCACGTTCGTGCTCGTTTTCGGCGTACTGTATATTGCGGCGCCTGAAGTGGGTCTGGGCGCCCTGGACGCCCTGCCGGTGGGACTGCTTGTGCTGGCCATTGGCCTGTCCCTCGGCGGAACGACCGGATACGCGATCAACCCGGCCCGTGACCTGAGCCCGCGCATCATGCATGCCCTCCTTCCTCTCGGAAAAGGCAAGCGGGACAGCGACTGGGGCTATGCATGGATCCCGGTAATCGGTCCGTTTGCAGGCGCCGCACTCGCTGCCCTGGCCTATGGCGTACTGAGCGCATAG
- a CDS encoding TolC family protein, whose amino-acid sequence MYMVNHAGRSRRMLLFALLLASGMFLLAPGGVRHAHAQEARVITFDEALRIALDRNVQVQQSGNNIELSARDVFQRRMDFLPSFSMSTSGSRGSGFAQDQAGRNIQFTSQNLNGSVSGQINLFDGFANIASLRQSQHTLHASQLAYDQTRQTVAFDVANNFLFYVNGGQLVVIQQENLESQRQLLTQIEEFVNVGSRPISDLYQQQAATAQAELDVLTAERDAELSKARLIQALQLDPRDEYEFVAPRYEDIPVVPQDYDLQELFDIAFASRDDLAAQEARIRAAQQGIRLAKSVYWPRVDFGGSYRSNYSPNDPMDRSFANQLEGNRGNSLGFSISYPLFNNFSRGTQVQQAEVQYRNAMLEMESLRQNAALQVRQGYLEYEAARKSLEVSETQVLAAERALEASQNRYNVGAGTLVELSQARAQYVTAVSNRVQAQYNFLFQSKLVDFFVGRLDLSTPLFD is encoded by the coding sequence ATGTATATGGTGAACCATGCCGGTCGTTCTCGCCGGATGCTGCTTTTCGCTCTCCTGCTTGCGTCGGGTATGTTTCTGCTTGCGCCGGGCGGGGTACGCCACGCCCATGCGCAAGAGGCCCGCGTCATCACCTTCGACGAGGCCCTCCGGATTGCGCTCGACCGGAATGTCCAGGTACAACAGTCCGGAAACAACATCGAACTGAGCGCGCGGGATGTGTTTCAGCGGCGGATGGATTTTCTGCCCTCTTTCTCGATGTCCACGAGCGGATCACGGGGATCCGGGTTTGCGCAGGACCAGGCGGGACGCAATATCCAGTTCACGAGCCAGAACCTGAACGGATCGGTTTCGGGGCAAATCAACCTGTTCGACGGATTTGCGAATATAGCGTCGCTCCGGCAATCGCAACACACCCTGCATGCCAGTCAGCTCGCGTATGATCAGACCCGGCAAACCGTGGCGTTCGATGTGGCCAACAATTTTCTCTTCTATGTAAACGGAGGCCAGTTAGTCGTTATCCAGCAGGAGAATCTGGAATCCCAGCGTCAACTCCTGACCCAGATCGAGGAATTCGTCAACGTCGGGTCGCGGCCCATCTCCGACCTGTACCAGCAGCAGGCGGCCACGGCGCAAGCCGAACTGGATGTGCTTACCGCCGAGCGGGATGCGGAACTCAGCAAGGCCCGGCTTATTCAGGCCCTGCAACTCGACCCGCGGGACGAGTACGAGTTCGTGGCGCCGCGGTACGAAGACATACCCGTCGTTCCCCAGGATTACGACCTGCAGGAACTCTTCGATATCGCGTTCGCATCCCGCGACGATCTGGCGGCGCAGGAAGCGCGCATCCGTGCGGCGCAGCAGGGCATACGCCTTGCAAAATCCGTGTACTGGCCGCGAGTGGATTTTGGCGGCAGTTACCGTTCGAATTACTCGCCGAACGACCCCATGGACAGGTCCTTCGCGAATCAGCTCGAAGGCAACCGGGGCAACTCACTCGGTTTCAGCATCAGTTATCCCCTTTTCAACAATTTTTCCCGCGGGACCCAGGTTCAGCAGGCCGAAGTGCAATACCGGAACGCCATGCTGGAAATGGAAAGCCTGAGGCAAAACGCAGCCTTGCAGGTAAGACAGGGGTATCTTGAATACGAAGCGGCCCGGAAGAGCCTCGAAGTGTCCGAAACCCAGGTGCTTGCCGCCGAACGGGCGCTTGAAGCCTCACAGAACCGGTACAACGTAGGCGCCGGTACGCTTGTGGAACTCTCGCAGGCGCGGGCCCAGTATGTCACCGCCGTAAGCAACCGGGTGCAGGCGCAGTACAATTTCCTGTTCCAGAGCAAACTGGTCGACTTCTTTGTAGGCCGTCTGGACCTTTCGACGCCGTTGTTCGACTGA
- a CDS encoding efflux RND transporter periplasmic adaptor subunit, with protein sequence MSKKSSATKRLLWILGGLLILLVAFAVVGRVTGMFGSGNSGTFVETDEAETRSITQIVTASGKVQPEVEVIISPDVSGEIIELPIKEGDTVQRGMLLARIKPDFYATQVEQARAGVLQAKASMAQREADLLEAESDRTRQRDLFERAAIARSILEQAETRYDVAEAGLEGAKYAVESAEARLREAEEQVRKTAIYSPMSGTISTLLVELGERVVGTSQMAGTEMMRVARLDHMEVEVEVNENEIVNVALGDTASIEVDAYPNRNFRGVVTEIANSARTTAAGTQEQVTEFPVKVRILDAHNIQAGYSGEQRVIAQDEVPAPVSDAPLFRPGMSATVDVFTETVVDVVAVPIQAVTVRDLSNISLEDANGDAETEEENGGEAASDSSRIGPAKEELSRVVFVVVDGTARIVEVETGISDDTHIEVATGLAVGDQVVTGPYSAVSRTLNHRDQIRIREDDTPDFSRAGS encoded by the coding sequence ATGTCGAAAAAATCCAGCGCTACGAAACGCCTTTTGTGGATACTGGGCGGATTGCTGATCCTGCTTGTGGCGTTCGCCGTCGTGGGGCGCGTCACGGGAATGTTCGGTTCGGGAAATTCCGGGACGTTCGTCGAAACGGACGAGGCCGAAACCCGCAGCATTACGCAGATCGTCACGGCTTCCGGCAAGGTGCAGCCCGAGGTGGAAGTGATCATCAGTCCGGATGTCTCCGGCGAGATCATCGAACTTCCTATCAAGGAAGGCGACACCGTGCAACGGGGCATGCTCCTTGCCCGGATAAAACCCGACTTTTACGCTACGCAGGTCGAGCAGGCGCGGGCGGGCGTATTGCAGGCCAAGGCCTCCATGGCCCAACGCGAGGCCGATCTGCTGGAAGCCGAATCGGACCGCACGCGCCAGCGGGATTTGTTTGAACGCGCCGCAATCGCCAGGAGCATCCTCGAACAGGCGGAAACACGGTACGATGTGGCCGAAGCCGGGCTGGAGGGCGCCAAATATGCGGTCGAAAGCGCGGAAGCGCGCCTGCGAGAAGCCGAAGAGCAGGTTCGCAAAACAGCCATCTACAGTCCCATGTCGGGCACGATCAGTACACTCCTGGTGGAACTCGGCGAACGCGTTGTCGGGACCAGCCAGATGGCCGGTACCGAAATGATGCGGGTGGCCCGCCTCGATCATATGGAAGTCGAAGTCGAGGTGAACGAGAACGAGATCGTCAATGTGGCGCTGGGCGACACCGCGTCCATCGAAGTCGATGCATACCCCAACCGCAATTTTCGGGGCGTCGTAACCGAAATCGCCAACTCCGCGCGCACGACCGCAGCCGGAACGCAGGAGCAGGTCACCGAATTTCCGGTCAAGGTGCGCATCCTGGACGCCCACAACATCCAGGCAGGGTATTCCGGCGAACAGCGTGTGATTGCACAGGACGAAGTGCCTGCTCCCGTCAGCGATGCGCCGCTTTTCCGGCCCGGCATGAGCGCTACCGTCGATGTCTTTACGGAAACGGTCGTCGATGTGGTCGCCGTCCCGATTCAGGCCGTGACCGTACGCGATTTATCCAATATATCCCTGGAGGACGCCAACGGCGATGCGGAAACGGAGGAAGAGAATGGAGGAGAGGCCGCTTCGGATTCTTCCCGGATCGGCCCAGCGAAGGAAGAATTAAGCAGGGTGGTGTTCGTCGTAGTGGACGGTACAGCCCGGATCGTCGAAGTAGAAACAGGCATATCCGATGACACGCACATCGAGGTGGCCACGGGACTCGCGGTCGGCGACCAGGTCGTTACGGGTCCGTACAGCGCCGTCAGCCGCACGCTGAACCACAGGGATCAGATACGTATCCGGGAGGACGATACGCCCGATTTCTCCAGAGCCGGTTCGTAG
- a CDS encoding ABC transporter ATP-binding protein, whose product MEEKRPLIALRDITRIYYMGEHEVHALAGISLDVFENEYIAIMGASGSGKSTLMNIVGCLDSPTGGAYYLNGQRVSEMSDNELANVRNREIGFVFQTFNLLARADCMHNVELPLVYSGIRRRERRQMAEYALESVGLADRVDHKPNELSGGQRQRVAVARALVNKPSIILADEPTGNLDTKTGKEIMYLFEQLYRQGNTLLVVTHENDVAQHARRIVRLVDGEVDSDVQVDNPLLASVAVADLAAA is encoded by the coding sequence ATGGAAGAAAAACGACCGCTCATAGCGCTGCGCGACATCACCCGGATTTACTACATGGGCGAACATGAAGTGCATGCCCTTGCCGGCATATCGCTGGATGTATTCGAGAACGAATACATAGCGATCATGGGCGCTTCCGGGTCAGGAAAATCCACGTTGATGAATATCGTAGGATGTCTGGATTCGCCGACGGGCGGCGCCTACTACCTCAATGGGCAGCGCGTCAGTGAGATGAGCGATAACGAACTGGCCAATGTGCGCAATCGCGAAATCGGGTTCGTGTTCCAGACATTCAACCTGCTTGCGCGGGCCGATTGCATGCACAACGTGGAATTGCCGCTGGTATACAGTGGTATCCGGCGCCGGGAGCGGCGCCAGATGGCGGAGTATGCGCTGGAAAGCGTTGGGTTGGCCGACCGCGTGGACCACAAACCGAATGAACTGTCGGGGGGGCAGCGGCAGCGTGTAGCCGTGGCGAGAGCCCTGGTCAACAAACCCTCGATCATTCTGGCCGACGAGCCGACAGGTAACCTTGACACGAAAACGGGCAAGGAAATCATGTACCTGTTCGAGCAACTCTACCGGCAGGGGAATACGTTGCTCGTCGTGACGCACGAAAACGACGTGGCGCAACATGCGCGCCGGATTGTTCGTCTGGTCGATGGAGAAGTGGATAGCGACGTACAGGTGGACAACCCCCTACTGGCTTCCGTTGCCGTTGCCGATCTGGCGGCCGCCTGA
- a CDS encoding FtsX-like permease family protein, giving the protein MELRDIIASAWTSLRTNKMRTMLTLLGMVIGVFAIIVSITAVKVIDVYFEEKMSFLGTSTFTISRYESFTVSERDFRYRPRITMEQIDRLKRSLDEYLVVSSIEDFDMDAVRYAARETEPNVAILGTDENFVGNFSYTIEYGRNFTPEDIQYGRKVVILGASVAEELFASENPLAKVVEFGGARYQVIGVLEPKGNFLGFNMDNRVFAPMQTLFLRYGGAHRNIASTSVRTPGPQFITAGMEEVIGRLRTIRKVPPGEDNDFVVETNDSMRAIFDQFTTVLTQAGAAIGLISLLAAGIGIMNIMLVSVTERTREIGIRKALGARRRDIMRQFILEAIFLCQIGGGAGFLLGVLAGNGTALYFNISATIPWVWAGVTVAIVACVALVFGGYPALKAARLNPIDSLRYE; this is encoded by the coding sequence ATGGAACTGCGGGACATCATAGCCTCTGCCTGGACCTCCTTGCGCACCAACAAGATGCGCACCATGCTGACCTTGCTCGGCATGGTGATCGGCGTATTCGCCATCATTGTATCGATTACGGCGGTGAAAGTGATCGACGTGTATTTCGAGGAAAAGATGTCTTTCCTCGGGACATCCACCTTCACGATCTCCCGTTACGAAAGCTTTACGGTCAGCGAGCGGGACTTCCGGTATCGCCCGAGAATTACGATGGAACAGATCGACCGGCTCAAGCGGTCGCTGGATGAATATCTGGTGGTCAGTTCTATCGAGGATTTCGACATGGACGCCGTCCGTTACGCCGCCCGCGAAACGGAACCCAATGTAGCCATTCTGGGCACCGACGAGAATTTTGTAGGCAACTTCAGCTACACGATCGAATACGGGCGCAACTTTACGCCCGAAGATATCCAGTACGGCAGGAAGGTGGTGATTCTCGGGGCGAGTGTGGCCGAAGAATTGTTCGCAAGCGAAAATCCTCTTGCCAAGGTGGTCGAATTCGGCGGCGCGCGCTATCAGGTGATCGGCGTGCTGGAGCCCAAGGGCAATTTCCTGGGGTTCAACATGGATAATCGGGTGTTCGCGCCGATGCAGACGCTCTTTCTCCGATACGGCGGCGCCCATCGTAATATCGCCTCGACCAGTGTGCGCACGCCGGGCCCGCAGTTCATCACCGCCGGCATGGAAGAGGTGATCGGTCGTCTGCGAACCATTCGCAAAGTGCCCCCCGGCGAAGACAACGATTTCGTCGTCGAAACGAACGACTCCATGCGGGCCATTTTCGATCAGTTTACCACGGTGCTCACCCAGGCCGGCGCCGCCATCGGGCTTATTTCTCTTCTTGCTGCCGGCATCGGCATCATGAATATCATGCTCGTTTCGGTTACGGAACGAACGCGTGAGATCGGTATCCGCAAAGCGCTCGGCGCCCGCAGGAGAGACATTATGCGGCAATTCATTCTGGAGGCCATTTTCCTGTGCCAGATCGGGGGAGGCGCCGGTTTTCTTCTCGGCGTGCTGGCTGGTAACGGCACGGCGCTGTATTTTAACATCTCCGCCACGATTCCCTGGGTCTGGGCCGGCGTGACCGTAGCCATCGTAGCCTGCGTGGCCCTCGTGTTCGGCGGCTACCCGGCTCTCAAGGCGGCCCGGCTGAATCCCATTGATTCGCTTCGCTACGAATAA
- a CDS encoding FtsX-like permease family protein, with the protein MNFLLYELLEALRTALRAIASHKMRSALTMVGIVIGITSVTSMVTVINGIEQFFENTLSELGTDVVYIEKWPWTGGPNTKWWEYMNRPQIKPELAEVISERARLITAAAPVVSTSRPVTYGGNSIAPVSIQGSTGEYERVHVVELASGRFYSEMDNRTARRVAVIGANVAETLFPVENPIGKPIRIAGHQFQVIGVMEKKGQGAEGPQSVDQQARIPLQAFANAFGLRYRDISVQARLAPEADLDQAKDELTGIVRVARSVDAGEDDNFEINEQEELRAQLAPVKRMIYGVGIFLTALALLVGGIGVMNIMFVSVKERTKEIGLRKAVGARRRTILIQFLIEAVAICLVGGLIGVAFATLCAQIISLALSLPTLLPLGTIFLAFVICTLVGLIFGLAPAWAGAKSDPIESLRYE; encoded by the coding sequence CTGAATTTCCTGCTGTACGAGCTTCTCGAAGCGCTCCGGACTGCTTTACGCGCCATCGCTTCGCACAAAATGCGGTCGGCCCTGACGATGGTCGGCATTGTGATCGGGATCACCTCGGTGACCTCGATGGTCACCGTCATCAACGGCATCGAGCAGTTTTTCGAGAACACCCTTTCCGAATTGGGAACGGATGTGGTGTATATCGAAAAATGGCCATGGACAGGCGGTCCGAACACCAAATGGTGGGAATACATGAATCGTCCGCAGATCAAGCCGGAACTTGCGGAGGTCATTTCGGAGCGCGCCCGGCTCATTACCGCCGCCGCCCCGGTCGTGTCCACGTCCAGACCGGTCACCTACGGCGGGAATTCCATCGCTCCCGTGTCGATTCAGGGGTCCACGGGCGAGTATGAGCGCGTACATGTCGTGGAACTTGCTTCGGGTCGGTTCTATTCGGAAATGGACAACCGGACGGCGCGTCGTGTGGCCGTTATTGGCGCCAATGTAGCGGAAACATTGTTTCCCGTGGAGAATCCGATCGGCAAACCCATCCGTATTGCAGGACACCAGTTTCAGGTGATCGGCGTGATGGAGAAAAAAGGCCAGGGCGCCGAAGGGCCGCAATCCGTAGACCAGCAGGCGCGCATTCCCTTGCAGGCGTTTGCCAATGCCTTCGGCTTGCGCTACAGGGACATTTCGGTGCAGGCGAGGCTTGCCCCGGAAGCCGATCTGGATCAGGCCAAGGATGAATTGACCGGCATCGTTCGCGTGGCGCGCTCCGTCGACGCCGGCGAAGACGACAATTTCGAGATCAACGAACAGGAAGAACTGCGCGCCCAGTTGGCCCCGGTCAAGCGCATGATTTACGGCGTCGGCATTTTCCTCACGGCGCTGGCGCTCCTTGTGGGCGGCATCGGCGTGATGAATATCATGTTCGTCTCGGTCAAGGAGCGTACGAAGGAAATCGGGCTCCGCAAGGCGGTCGGCGCGCGCCGCCGCACGATCCTGATCCAGTTCCTGATCGAGGCGGTCGCCATCTGTCTTGTAGGAGGGCTTATCGGCGTTGCATTCGCCACCCTGTGCGCCCAGATTATCAGTCTTGCCCTGTCGTTGCCGACCCTGCTGCCGCTTGGAACGATCTTTCTCGCTTTCGTGATCTGTACGCTCGTAGGACTCATTTTCGGATTGGCACCGGCTTGGGCGGGCGCCAAATCGGACCCCATCGAATCGCTCCGCTACGAATAA
- a CDS encoding Gfo/Idh/MocA family oxidoreductase: MNNSMNRRNFIRTSALGSAALGLAPATIRAFASGAPSDAIRVAVMGVNSRGGGLANSFAQQHNTSIRYICDVDARATRKVSRDVERMQDEMVEGMPDFRRALEDPDVDVLVIAAPDHWHAPATILALQAGKHVYVEKPCGHNPREGELLVAAQERYGGLVQMGTQQRSGPATIEAIQIIHDGGIGRPYFARAWYANTRGSIGRGKVASIPRWLDYELWQGPAPRTPYRDNVVHYNWHWFWHWGTGEVCNNGTHEIDVARWALGVDFPVRVNSSGGRYHFDDDWEFYDTQDVSYDFEEGKTITWEGRSCNGFPVLDRGRGTLVHGTEGTILMDRNGYVIYDEENAVVKEVKEKEMESTMDTTGGGGQTDRHIANFLEAIREGRPLHTPIDEGHKSVLLCHLANIAQKVGQTLHCDPGNGHITGNPEAMELWARDYEPGWEPTV; the protein is encoded by the coding sequence ATGAACAATTCGATGAACAGACGAAATTTCATCAGGACATCGGCGCTGGGAAGCGCAGCCCTTGGCCTGGCGCCGGCAACGATTCGTGCGTTTGCATCCGGCGCGCCCAGCGATGCGATCCGGGTCGCCGTAATGGGCGTGAACAGCCGGGGCGGCGGCCTTGCAAACTCCTTCGCCCAGCAGCACAATACCAGCATCCGATACATTTGCGACGTAGACGCCCGCGCGACCAGAAAAGTATCGAGAGATGTGGAAAGAATGCAGGACGAAATGGTGGAGGGCATGCCTGATTTCCGGCGCGCCCTGGAAGATCCGGACGTGGATGTGCTCGTCATTGCCGCGCCCGATCATTGGCATGCCCCCGCCACGATCCTCGCTTTGCAGGCCGGCAAGCATGTATACGTCGAGAAGCCGTGCGGGCACAACCCGCGGGAAGGGGAACTACTCGTCGCCGCGCAGGAGCGATACGGCGGGCTCGTGCAGATGGGGACACAGCAGCGCTCTGGCCCGGCAACCATCGAGGCGATTCAAATAATCCATGATGGCGGGATAGGGCGACCGTACTTTGCGCGCGCCTGGTACGCCAATACGCGGGGGTCCATCGGGCGCGGCAAGGTTGCGTCGATTCCCCGCTGGCTGGATTACGAATTGTGGCAGGGCCCGGCGCCGCGTACGCCGTACCGCGACAATGTGGTGCATTACAACTGGCACTGGTTCTGGCACTGGGGCACCGGCGAGGTATGCAACAACGGCACACATGAAATCGACGTGGCCCGGTGGGCGCTGGGCGTGGATTTTCCCGTTCGCGTCAATTCGAGCGGCGGGCGGTACCACTTCGACGACGACTGGGAGTTTTACGATACGCAGGACGTGTCGTACGATTTCGAGGAGGGGAAAACGATCACCTGGGAAGGCAGAAGCTGCAACGGCTTTCCTGTGCTCGACCGGGGACGGGGCACGTTGGTGCACGGCACCGAAGGAACGATATTGATGGACAGGAACGGGTACGTGATCTACGACGAAGAAAATGCCGTCGTGAAGGAGGTCAAGGAAAAAGAGATGGAGTCCACCATGGACACGACCGGCGGCGGAGGTCAGACAGACCGGCACATAGCCAACTTTCTCGAAGCCATTCGCGAGGGGCGTCCGCTGCATACCCCCATCGACGAAGGACACAAGAGCGTCCTGCTGTGTCACCTTGCGAACATTGCGCAGAAAGTCGGCCAAACGCTGCACTGCGATCCGGGCAACGGGCATATTACCGGCAATCCCGAGGCCATGGAACTCTGGGCGCGGGACTACGAACCCGGTTGGGAACCCACGGTCTGA